One genomic window of bacterium includes the following:
- a CDS encoding nitroreductase family deazaflavin-dependent oxidoreductase, with the protein MTILKRIAQVVLILAVLAAVAYPFRRDPLGPIAGKQLSGVEVSGWPADWSFSDEHNLIAIEVRPDDPHSVTVVCFVYENFLYVPSQGAAEKDWTQMVLADPRVRLKIGDAIFNARATRVTDESDRPGMFAAAVKKYPRISEAETELPANLWVFRIDPPTS; encoded by the coding sequence GCGGCGGTCGCCTATCCGTTCCGCCGCGATCCCCTCGGTCCGATCGCGGGCAAGCAGCTTTCCGGCGTCGAGGTGTCCGGATGGCCGGCCGATTGGAGCTTCAGTGACGAGCACAACCTCATCGCGATCGAAGTTCGACCCGATGATCCACACTCGGTAACGGTCGTCTGCTTCGTGTACGAGAACTTCCTCTACGTTCCTTCCCAGGGCGCCGCCGAAAAGGATTGGACGCAGATGGTGCTCGCGGATCCGCGCGTACGTCTCAAGATTGGCGACGCGATCTTCAACGCTCGCGCGACCCGCGTGACGGATGAGTCCGATCGCCCTGGGATGTTCGCTGCCGCGGTGAAGAAATACCCACGGATCTCGGAGGCGGAAACCGAGTTGCCAGCCAACCTCTGGGTCTTTCGTATCGATCCTCCTACCTCTTAG